One genomic window of Nicotiana sylvestris chromosome 10, ASM39365v2, whole genome shotgun sequence includes the following:
- the LOC104246589 gene encoding ankyrin repeat-containing protein At5g02620-like: MEKQVSFQGPTMEKQQSFRNGATEQQKSFRGIMEKQKSFRIAMERQLSFGGERKRGKESPGKRGDSILHLAARGGNLGKVKEIVDKFDEKGIKDLLCKQNQEGETALYVAAENGHSLVVAEFLKHLDLEIASIVANNGYDTLHVAARQGHLDVLEELLHSFPNLVMTTDSSNSTALHTAAAQGHIHVVNMLLEIDSNLVKIARNNGKTVLHTAARMGHLEIVRSLLSKDPDIGFRTDKKGQTALHMAAKGQNGDIVLELIKPNPAVLALEDNKGNRVLHIATRKGRVQMVQCLISIEGIDLSAINKAGETVLDIAEKFGTPELVSILIEAGATHSKDHGKPPPAAKQLKQTVSDIKHDVHSQLQQSRQTGFRVRKIALKVKKLHISGLNNAINNATVVAVLIATVAFAAIFTVPGQYVEEKTDGFSLGEANVGRKAAFIIFFLFDSMALFISVAVVVVQTSVVVIEQKAKKRLMFWINKLMWAACLFISIAFISLSYVVVGSKERWLAVYATVIGSIIMLTTIGSMCYCVVQHRLEESRLRSIRRDETHSRSFPLSVASDTELCSENYKRMYAV; encoded by the exons atgGAGAAACAGGTTAGTTTCCAGGGTCCAACAATGGAAAAGCAACAGAGTTTTCGAAATGGGGCGACGGAGCAGCAGAAAAGCTTTAGAGGAATAATGGAAAAGCAGAAAAGCTTTAGGATAGCAATGGAGAGGCAATTGAGTTTTGGTGGTGAGAGGAAAAGGGGTAAGGAATCACCGGGGAAACGAGGGGATTCGATTCTCCACCTTGCAGCTAGAGGAGGGAATTTAGGAaaagtgaaagaaattgttgACAAGTTTGATGAGAAAGGCATAAAAGATTTGCTATGTAAGCAAAACCAAGAGGGTGAGACTGCTTTGTATGTTGCTGCTGAGAATGGCCACAGTTTGGTTGTTGCAGAGTTCTTGAAACATTTAGACCTTGAAATTGCTTCAATTGTGGCAAATAATGGCTATGATACTCTCCATGTTGCAGCAAGGCAGGGTCATCTTG ATGTACTGGAGGAACTGCTGCATTCATTTCCAAACCTAGTCATGACTACAGATTCATCCAATTCTACGGCGTTACACACAGCAGCTGCACAGGGACATATTCATGTAGTAAATATGCTTCTGGAGATTGATTCAAACCTGGTTAAGATTGCTCGGAACAATGGAAAGACTGTGCTCCATACAGCAGCAAGAATGGGCCACTTGGAGATAGTTAGATCCCTTCTGAGCAAGGATCCTGATATTGGTTTTAGAACAGATAAAAAAGGCCAGACTGCCCTACACATGGCTGCAAAGGGACAAAATGGTGACATTGTGCTTGAATTAATCAAACCAAATCCTGCTGTATTGGCCTTGGAAGATAACAAAGGAAACAGAGTACTTCATATTGCAACAAGAAAGGGGAGGGTACAG ATGGTGCAATGTCTTATATCAATTGAGGGCATCGATCTCAGTGCAATTAATAAGGCTGGAGAAACGGTTCTTGATATTGCAGAAAAGTTTGGAACTCCAGAGCTTGTTTCTATTTTGATAGAGGCCGGAGCTACCCATTCCAAAGATCACGGGAAGCCCCCCCCTGCTGCAAAGCAACTCAAGCAGACTGTCAGTGACATAAAACATGATGTGCACTCCCAGCTCCAACAGAGTCGGCAGACTGGCTTCAGAGTACGAAAAATTGCATTGAAGGTGAAGAAGCTCCACATTAGTGGTCTTAATAATGCCATCAACAATGCAACAGTTGTCGCTGTCCTTATTGCTACTGTTGCTTTTGCTGCCATCTTCACTGTACCTGGCCAATATGTTGAAGAGAAAACAGATGGATTTTCTCTTGGCGAAGCAAACGTAGGCAGAAAAGCAGCTTTCATAATCTTCTTCTTGTTCGACAGTATGGCCTTGTTTATTTCAGTTGCTGTTGTCGTGGTCCAGACATCCGTGGTCGTGATTGAACAGAAAGCAAAGAAGCGACTCATGTTTTGGATAAACAAGCTCATGTGGGCAGCTTGCCTCTTCATCTCGATCGCCTTTATCTCTCTTAGTTACGTGGTAGTTGGATCTAAGGAAAGATGGCTTGCTGTCTATGCAACTGTAATTGGTAGCATAATAATGCTCACTACAATTGGCTCCATGTGCTATTGTGTAGTTCAACATAGGCTAGAAGAATCGAGGCTGAGGAGCATTAGAAGAGATGAGACTCATTCACGTTCTTTTCCATTGTCTGTGGCATCAGATACGGAGCTTTGCAGTGAGAACTACAAGAGGATGTATGCAGTCTAG